A stretch of Methanobrevibacter sp. YE315 DNA encodes these proteins:
- a CDS encoding class I SAM-dependent methyltransferase, with amino-acid sequence MNLEGVEKTMLLTLFAKARHSQQKNHKFYDSKAIEVISKIDYDFSIAEKDKFMQLGTISRTIVLDEMVGDYINAHPECTIVNIASGMDTRFNRLDNGKINWYNVDLENSANYRLKYIEDTDRVTTLAYSAMDPGWAQEISIRNDVLFIVEGLTMYLNEKDVVDIINVIDSNFDKCTIYMEIMPPISVKNTKEESIEDTDSKFIWGVEKGHELTKFNNNFRWIKDVNLFDGVNVYKPHYKIVTWLPLLRKRMDYIAVLEK; translated from the coding sequence ATGAATTTAGAAGGCGTAGAAAAAACAATGCTTTTGACATTGTTTGCTAAAGCAAGACATTCACAACAGAAAAATCATAAATTCTATGATTCAAAAGCAATAGAAGTCATATCTAAAATTGATTATGATTTCAGCATAGCTGAAAAGGATAAATTTATGCAACTTGGTACAATTTCAAGAACAATTGTATTAGATGAAATGGTTGGAGACTATATAAATGCCCACCCAGAATGTACAATTGTCAATATTGCATCAGGGATGGATACACGTTTTAACAGACTTGATAACGGTAAAATCAATTGGTACAATGTGGATTTAGAAAATTCAGCAAATTATAGGTTGAAATATATTGAAGATACAGACAGGGTTACAACACTTGCGTATTCGGCAATGGATCCTGGATGGGCTCAGGAAATCTCAATAAGAAATGATGTTTTATTCATCGTTGAAGGATTGACAATGTATCTAAATGAGAAAGATGTAGTAGACATCATTAATGTTATAGATTCAAATTTTGACAAATGTACAATCTATATGGAGATAATGCCTCCGATTTCCGTTAAAAACACAAAGGAAGAATCAATAGAAGATACAGACTCCAAATTCATATGGGGTGTCGAAAAAGGACATGAATTAACAAAGTTCAATAATAACTTTAGATGGATAAAGGATGTTAATCTCTTTGATGGCGTTAATGTTTATAAGCCCCATTATAAGATAGTCACTTGGCTTCCGTTGTTAAGAAAAAGAATGGATTATATTGCCGTTCTTGAAAAATAG
- a CDS encoding class I SAM-dependent methyltransferase: MGFFDNMRKPKGKLGNIQLKSMNKEHTPVSLWGLKHLEIKPGDTILDVGCGGGININRMAKQAKMVYGVDYSIESVKLSREVNRQEIYDGKVKVLEGNVANLPFEDNTFDVVTAFETVYFWPDIEKCFGEVKRVLKPGGTFLIGMESNGSDNLIMKVSEKLIDMTVYDDEQITEFLRNNDYSQITVYLRDGKNKKEIIKEIGGQTKTVDDDYDHVSFSDKFVQWMTIVARK, encoded by the coding sequence ACAAGGAACACACTCCTGTTTCACTATGGGGGTTGAAACATTTGGAGATAAAACCTGGCGATACTATCTTGGATGTAGGCTGCGGCGGTGGAATTAACATCAATAGAATGGCCAAACAAGCAAAAATGGTATATGGTGTAGATTACAGCATAGAAAGCGTAAAACTGTCACGTGAAGTAAACCGCCAGGAGATATATGACGGCAAAGTCAAGGTTCTTGAGGGCAATGTTGCAAATCTGCCCTTTGAAGATAACACTTTCGATGTAGTGACAGCATTTGAAACGGTTTATTTCTGGCCTGATATCGAAAAATGCTTTGGCGAAGTTAAAAGGGTCCTTAAGCCTGGCGGAACATTTCTAATTGGGATGGAATCGAACGGATCAGACAACCTAATTATGAAAGTATCTGAAAAATTAATTGACATGACAGTATATGATGATGAGCAGATTACAGAATTTTTAAGGAATAACGATTATTCACAAATTACCGTTTATTTGAGGGACGGAAAAAACAAAAAGGAAATAATAAAAGAGATTGGCGGGCAAACAAAAACCGTTGATGATGATTATGACCATGTTTCTTTTTCGGATAAGTTTGTCCAATGGATGACCATTGTGGCAAGAAAGTGA
- a CDS encoding class I SAM-dependent methyltransferase has translation MEEYEGVEDTLFIPLTGRVYVSKKFPEYFFDEKALEMENLIKNKQIENKSSEYTMLANVARSYNLDEMAQKFIDKHDKCNIVNLGVGLETSYYRIDRKNSLFFEVDLPEVIELRKKYFEVAENEKFIKGDLFKLEWCDELDTNLPTLMIVAGVFQYFHEEDILDFIGNVKKIFRNAELIFDATNKFGIKYCNLYVKRTGNKSALMYFYIEDANEFSKKANCQLIECRGFYKDAIKILNKKLGLYAKIAMKIADKRDNAMILHLKI, from the coding sequence ATGGAGGAATATGAAGGTGTGGAAGATACATTATTCATACCATTAACTGGAAGAGTATATGTCTCTAAAAAATTTCCAGAGTATTTTTTCGATGAAAAAGCCTTAGAAATGGAGAATTTGATTAAGAACAAACAAATTGAGAATAAATCATCAGAATATACGATGCTGGCAAATGTTGCTAGAAGCTACAATTTAGATGAAATGGCTCAAAAATTCATTGATAAGCATGATAAATGCAATATTGTGAATTTGGGTGTGGGCCTTGAAACATCATATTATAGAATTGATAGAAAAAATTCTCTTTTTTTTGAAGTTGACCTACCTGAAGTGATTGAACTAAGAAAGAAATATTTCGAAGTCGCAGAAAATGAAAAGTTCATTAAAGGAGATTTGTTTAAACTTGAATGGTGTGATGAATTAGACACCAATCTTCCAACATTAATGATAGTTGCAGGCGTGTTCCAATACTTCCATGAGGAGGATATTCTCGATTTCATTGGAAATGTTAAAAAAATTTTTAGAAATGCTGAGTTGATATTTGATGCAACAAACAAATTTGGAATAAAATATTGCAATCTATATGTTAAAAGAACTGGAAATAAGTCAGCATTAATGTATTTCTATATTGAAGATGCAAATGAATTTTCAAAAAAGGCTAATTGTCAGCTGATTGAATGTAGAGGTTTTTATAAAGATGCTATAAAAATATTAAATAAGAAATTAGGTTTATATGCAAAAATTGCAATGAAAATAGCCGATAAAAGGGATAATGCAATGATTTTGCATCTAAAAATTTAA
- a CDS encoding class I SAM-dependent methyltransferase yields the protein MEIPLYFYLAYKDLDRLSPGSDDTTLKAIGKVNIIHPEDLNILDIACGVGSSTILLANYFENATVEAIDLFKHYLAVLDEKISENNLEDRVFTYQMDMNDPDFANEEFDIVFCEAAVEIMGFKKALHDWKRLLKNEGFLIVSDVSWIGKPSSESRKFWKETYEEIDTIENKIAQIKDEGYEFVDYVIVPKEDWSEYHKKLERNLNSLSSDKSAKEFVNQLKKEIKIYRQNSGDYSYVFYIMRKATRQ from the coding sequence ATGGAAATACCCTTATATTTTTATCTTGCATATAAAGATTTGGATAGATTATCCCCAGGCAGTGACGATACAACTTTAAAAGCAATTGGCAAAGTCAATATAATCCATCCAGAAGATTTAAATATTCTTGACATTGCATGTGGTGTTGGTTCATCTACAATCCTGCTTGCAAATTACTTTGAAAATGCCACAGTTGAAGCAATCGACTTATTCAAACATTATCTGGCAGTTTTGGATGAAAAGATATCTGAAAATAATCTGGAGGATAGGGTATTTACATATCAGATGGATATGAATGATCCTGATTTTGCAAACGAAGAGTTTGACATCGTATTTTGCGAAGCCGCAGTGGAAATTATGGGATTTAAAAAAGCTTTGCATGATTGGAAAAGACTGCTTAAAAATGAAGGATTCTTGATAGTGTCTGACGTTTCATGGATTGGAAAACCATCATCTGAAAGCAGAAAATTCTGGAAAGAAACATATGAGGAAATAGACACGATTGAAAATAAGATTGCACAGATAAAAGATGAGGGATATGAATTTGTTGATTATGTTATTGTTCCTAAAGAGGACTGGAGCGAGTATCACAAAAAACTTGAAAGGAATCTGAATTCCCTAAGCTCAGATAAATCAGCAAAAGAATTTGTAAATCAATTGAAAAAAGAAATAAAGATTTATAGGCAGAATAGCGGGGATTATAGTTACGTATTTTATATCATGAGAAAAGCAACTCGTCAATGA